The genomic region GATCTGCTGCATGACGCGCAGCGTTTCATCGGTGACGCTGATGGCCCGCGGTTCGTCACTGGTACCGGCATGGCGTTCAACGAGCATCACGTGCACGCCCTGGTCCGCCAGCAGGTTCGCCGCAGCCAGGCCAATGGGGCCAGCCCCGATGACCAGTACGTCGGTTTCAATGATTTTGTCCATGCCGATCAAAGTTCCGTTCCTAGGATGAGTCGGGGGCGGCGGGAACAGGGTCCCGGTCAGGACACCAGCTCCACCGTGTTTTTCAGGGTGCCCAGGCCGGTGATTTCCACCTCGACGACGTCCCCTTCGGAGAGCAGGCCGGACGGCTCCATGAACAGGCCCACGCCGCCTGGGGTGCCGGTGACGATCACGTCACCCGGGGAGAGCCTGGTGAAGCCGGAGACGTAGGCGATCAGCTGCGGAATGGTGAAGTACAGGTCGGCCACGGAGGCCTTCTGCCGGATGTCACCGTTGACGCGGGTTTCCAGGGTGAGCCCGTTGACGTCGCCCAGGTCGGCGGCCGGCACGAGGTAAGGGCCGAAGCCGCCGGTGCCGGGGAAGTTCTTGCCGGGGATCCACTGGGTGGCAGCAAGCTGCCAGTCGCGGACGCTGAGATCGTTGTAGGCGGCGTAGCCGGCAACGTAATCAAAGGCATCCTCTTCTGCGACATGGAAGGCTTCCTTGCCGATGACCAGGGCCATTTCACCTTCGTAGTCGAACTTGGTGGTGGTGGCCGGCATCTGGGCCGGCTGCAGGTGGCCCATCTGGGAGTCCGCGAAGCGGGTGAAGACCGTGGGGGCCTTCTGCTCCGTCTTGCCGGATTCTTCCTGGTGGCTGCGGTAGTTCACGCCGATGCAGATGATCTTGCCCGGATCAGTGACAGCGGGCAGGAACTCGATGTCCGCCTCTTCGCGGGAAGGGGCGCTGCGGAACTCTTCACCGAGGGTGCCGAAGATGCCCTGCTCGACGGCGGCGCGGAGGGTGCGGGCAAGGTTGGCTCCGCTGGGTCCCAGATCGTAGGCCCTTCCGTCGGCGATGATGCCCCAGGTGGGGGAGCCGTCTGCGGATACGAAGCTTGCGTAGTTCATGATGGTGGTTCCTTTCGCGGCGGCGGCGCGCCCGGGAGGTTGATGCAATTTGTCCTGCCGGCCGCTTGCCGGGCATGAAGATATGCATCCTTTGACAAAGAATACATTATCTTGCTTTTACGCAATCTGGCTAGGAGTGGATGGCATGCTTATGCCTGGGCGCCAGCGGGGGAGGGGTGGTCCGGAGTGGCCGGACGGCTACCGGGCTTCCCTTGATCCCGCGCCAGTCACCGGCACTGTTGTTGGCGATGACCACCTGAGCATTTCGCAGAGTGCCCGTTCGTTTACGGACTCTCCCTATCGGAAGGCGACGGGGCGGGCTGTCTTGTTGTTATGTCCTGCGGTGATGATCTCAGTCCCTGAGGATCTGTTCGCGGAGGATGTCCGCGTGCCCGCAGTGCTGGGCGAGTTCGCGCAGCATGTGCAGGTACACCCAGCGCAGCGGCAGCGGGCCCCGGCGGTTGCCGCTGACTATGTCGTCAAGGTGCAGGGCGGATGCCGCCCGGCGCGATGCCTCGCAGGCGTCACGGTGGGCGGCCTGGATGCTGGCGATAGTGTCCTGGTCCTCAAGGATGAATGATTCGTCGGGGGTGGTCGGGATGCCGATGTCTGCGCGGGAACGGCAGGTGATGGCTTCATCGAACCAGACCTTTTCCACGAAGGTCGCGTGCTTGACCAGCCCCAGCAGCGTGGTCCGGGAGGGCACCAAAGAGCGGCGTGCCTGTTCCTCTGTCAGGCCGTCAAGGCAGGCACTGAGCCTGCTGCGGTGCTCATCGAGGAAGGCATCGAATTGGGTCCGCACCGGCTGGTGGATGACGTCCTCGGCGAACGTGGCGGGAAGCGATGGCATGCACGCAGTATGCCAAGGGGGCGGCGCGGCGGCAACGGACTGAGAGCGCGAACGGACACTTGAGGCCCCACACCCGGATGTCCACGTGCTTCCGGGAGACATCCACGGCGCCGGAAAGGTCGCCGTCCAATGCCCTACATCTGCCGCCTCGCCGCGCGGGTAGTGGCGAAGAGTTGGCGGATCGACTTCGCCGCGATCACCACGACGAGGAGCGTGGCGGCGGCGAGCACTCCAACTGTGATGGCCTGCCAGGCAGCCGGTTGGAGCAGGTGTGCCCACGTGATCGCGAGTGCAGCGACGCTCGCCGCAGGGAAGGTGAATGACCAGAAGCCGAGCGAGAACGGCAGTGCACGGTAGCGCGGCAACAGCATCACCTGGATCAGCACCATGAACACTGTCATCGCCGTCAACCCCTCGAACACATGGTCGGGTCGGCCGCCGGAGATCGTGAGCCACGCCGCTGACGCGACGGCCGGGGGAGCGACCAGGATCGCGAGTGTCGGGACGAGCGGTGCTGGCATGGCTGGACGGAGCGCGAGCCGGAGGAAGAAGAACACGGAGATCACCAGCCAGAAGACGATGCCCACCGCGAAGCTCCCGACGGCCAGCCAGTCAAGCCCCGTCTGCGCCGCGGCG from Arthrobacter globiformis harbors:
- a CDS encoding fumarylacetoacetate hydrolase family protein; this translates as MNYASFVSADGSPTWGIIADGRAYDLGPSGANLARTLRAAVEQGIFGTLGEEFRSAPSREEADIEFLPAVTDPGKIICIGVNYRSHQEESGKTEQKAPTVFTRFADSQMGHLQPAQMPATTTKFDYEGEMALVIGKEAFHVAEEDAFDYVAGYAAYNDLSVRDWQLAATQWIPGKNFPGTGGFGPYLVPAADLGDVNGLTLETRVNGDIRQKASVADLYFTIPQLIAYVSGFTRLSPGDVIVTGTPGGVGLFMEPSGLLSEGDVVEVEITGLGTLKNTVELVS
- a CDS encoding transporter is translated as MNTLAIPLGLAGLAQVWSLATSALGLPFELGQAFWLVAAVAWIWTVAVHVHRGTRTNQSFTHQLTHFAQGPLAALLPLAAMLLGADLHRTAPLAGTVLTLISMAAAAAFATWILSFWMRGDLPLESVHGGYFLPISAAGLVGALAAAQTGLDWLAVGSFAVGIVFWLVISVFFFLRLALRPAMPAPLVPTLAILVAPPAVASAAWLTISGGRPDHVFEGLTAMTVFMVLIQVMLLPRYRALPFSLGFWSFTFPAASVAALAITWAHLLQPAAWQAITVGVLAAATLLVVVIAAKSIRQLFATTRAARRQM
- a CDS encoding DinB family protein yields the protein MPSLPATFAEDVIHQPVRTQFDAFLDEHRSRLSACLDGLTEEQARRSLVPSRTTLLGLVKHATFVEKVWFDEAITCRSRADIGIPTTPDESFILEDQDTIASIQAAHRDACEASRRAASALHLDDIVSGNRRGPLPLRWVYLHMLRELAQHCGHADILREQILRD